From one Aptenodytes patagonicus chromosome 16, bAptPat1.pri.cur, whole genome shotgun sequence genomic stretch:
- the LOC143168047 gene encoding myosin heavy chain, skeletal muscle-like, with product MGDCQANEESMSEEIFKVMASLEHEEGKILCLQLELNQVKSEVDRKIAEKDEEIDQMKRNHLRIVESMQSTLDAEIRSRNEALRLKKKMEGDLNEMEIQLSHANRVAAEAQKSLRNTQAVLKDTQLHLDDALRTQEDLKEQVAMVERRANLLQAEVEELRAALEQTERLRKVAEQELLDAHEHVQLLHTQNTSLINTKKKLETDIAQIQGEMEDTIQEARNAEEKAKKAITDAAMMAEELKKEQDTSAHLERMKNLDQTVKDLQHRLDEAEQLALKGGKKQLRKLEARVRELEGEVDAEQKRSAEAVKGVRKYKRRVKELTYQSEEDRKNVLRLQDLVDKLQMKVKSCKRQAEEAEELSNVNLSKFRKIQHELEEAEERAGIAESQVNKLRANSREFHKKIEEEE from the exons GCCTCCCTGGAACATGAAGAGGGGAAGATCTTGTGCCTCCAGCTTGAGCTCAACCAGGTGAAGTCTGAGGTTGACAGGAAGATAgcagagaaagatgaggagatCGACCAGATGAAGAGAAACCACCTCAGAATTGTGGAGTCCATGCAGAGCACCCTGGACGCTGAGATCAGGAGCAGGAATGAAGCCCTGCGGCTGAAGAAGAAGATGGAGGGAGACCTGAATGAAATGGAGATCCAGCTGAGCCATGCCAACCGCGTGGCTGCGGAGGCACAAAAGAGCCTGAGAAACACACAGGCGGTGCTAAAG GATACCCAGCTACACTTGGACGATGCTCTCAGGACACAGGAGGACCTGAAGGAGCAGGTGGCCATGGTGGAGCGCAGAGCAAACCTGTTGCAGGCTGAAGTTGAGGAGCTACGGGCAGCCCTGGAGCAGACGGAGCGGTTGAGGAAAGTGGCTGAGCAGGAGCTTCTGGATGCACATGAGCATGTGCAGCTCCTCCATACCCAG AACACCAGCTTGATCAATACCAAGAAGAAGCTGGAAACAGACATTGCCCAAATCCAGGGTGAAATGGAGGATACGATCCAGGAAGCCCGCAATGCTGAAGAGAAGGCCAAGAAGGCCATCACGGAT GCAGCCATGATGGCAGAGGagctgaagaaggagcaggacaccAGCGCCCACCTGGAGAGGATGAAGAACCTGGACCAGACAGTGAAGGACCTGCAGCACCGTCTGGATGAGGCTGAGCAGTTGGCTTTGAAGGGAGGCAAGAAGCAACTCAGGAAGCTGGAGGCCAGA GTGCGGGAGCTGGAGGGGGAGGTTGATGCTGAGCAGAAGCGCAGCGCTGAAGCCGTGAAGGGTGTGCGCAAGTACAAGAGGAGGGTGAAGGAGCTGACCTACC AGTCTGAGGAAGACCGGAAGAATGTTCTCAGGCTCCAGGATCTGGTGGACAAGCTGCAAATGAAAGTGAAGTCCTGTAAGAGGCAAGCTGAGGAGGCT GAGGAGCTGTCCAATGTCAACCTCTCCAAATTCCGCAAGATCCAGCACGAGCTGGAGGAAGCTGAGGAGCGGGCTGGCATTGCAGAGTCACAGGTCAACAAGCTCCGAGCAAACAGCCGGGAGTTTCATAAGAAGATAGAAGAGGAGGAATGA